Proteins from a single region of Trichoderma asperellum chromosome 3, complete sequence:
- a CDS encoding uncharacterized protein (EggNog:ENOG41~antiSMASH:Cluster_3.8) has protein sequence MVTYAILGSTGNCGTALIQNLLSSPHNRIHAYCRNQAKLHQLLPEVVNNAQVQVFTGSILDLPLITKCIRGSQVVFLAVTTNDNIPSCRLGQDSALTVVKALENIKKETGPEFKAPKLVLLSSATIDDHLARHMPGWFRPVMLTAASHVYKDLRITESFLRSHEDWIKTIYIKPGGLSPDVARGYQLSLDEEESFISYLDLSAAMIEAAENIEGIYDGKNVSVVNKTRGVGARFPRGTPTCIFMGLMRHYFPWMHSYLPSTGPA, from the coding sequence ATGGTTACCTACGCCATCTTAGGCAGTACCGGAAACTGCGGCACAGCGCTTATCCAGAACCTTCTTTCGTCACCTCACAATAGGATCCATGCCTATTGCCGCAACCAAGCTAAACTGCACCAGTTACTCCCAGAAGTCGTCAACAATGCACAAGTGCAGGTCTTTACGGGCAGCATATTAGACCTACCACTAATCACCAAATGCATCCGAGGCAGCCAAGTAGTTTTCCTCGCGGTCACCACTAATGACAACATTCCTAGTTGCCGCCTTGGCCAAGACAGTGCCTTGACAGTCGTCAAGGCCTTGGAGAATATCAAAAAAGAGACCGGACCAGAGTTCAAGGCTCCAAAATTGGTCTTGCTCAGCTCTGCCACAATCGATGACCACCTTGCTCGCCATATGCCCGGCTGGTTTCGTCCGGTAATGCTTACAGCAGCCTCCCATGTCTACAAAGATCTGAGAATTACGGAATCTTTTTTACGATCACATGAAGACTGGATTAAGACTATCTACATCAAGCCAGGTGGATTGTCTCCAGATGTTGCTCGTGGATATCAGCTATCTCtagatgaggaagagagcTTCATCAGTTATTTAGATCTTTCGGCCGCTATGATAGAAGCAGCGGAAAATATTGAGGGTATTTATGACGGAAAAAATGTATCGGTGGTCAACAAGACGCGAGGAGTGGGTGCTAGATTCCCTCGTGGCACCCCGACGTGCATTTTCATGGGGTTGATGAGACATTACTTTCCTTGGATGCATTCATATTTACCATCTACAGGTCCTGCTTAG
- a CDS encoding uncharacterized protein (TransMembrane:4 (i12-32o52-70i82-103o145-163i)~antiSMASH:Cluster_3.8), with product MSITSSQATSVVTGAFLAGSMMALSFLAVPVFLETTTDAKQLLFQWVRMYHYGHQIMPTMAISTFLLHLYTCYERSKAQKSWAIFGLASAATIIMLPFTWFVMAPTNNQLFLLESASKTGPSVAGIAEVKALVVRWAWMHVWRSMMPLTGVVLATLGTFSSVAL from the exons ATGTCTATTACTAGCTCTCAAGCTACCTCAGTGGTAACAGGAGCGTTTCTCGCAG GGTCAATGATGGCACTCTCATTTCTAGCTGTACCAGTGTTCTTAGAAACTACCACGGACGCGAAGCAGCTCTTGTTCCAATGGGTTCGCATGTACCACTACGGTCATCAAATTATGCCGACCATGGCAATTAGCACGTTTCTCTTACACCTTTATACTTGCTACGAACGTAGCAAAGCTCAAAAATCATGGGCCATTTTCGGACTAGCAAGTGCTGCAACGATTATTATGCTCCCGTTTACGTGGTTCGTCATGGCTCCAACCAATAACCAGTTGTTTCTATTAGAGTCTGCGAGTAAGACCGGGCCTTCGGTAGCAGGGATAGCGGAGGTCAAGGCTCTAGTGGTAAGGTGGGCTTGGATGCATGTTTGGCGATCAATGATGCCATTAACGGGCGTTGTGTTGGCGACATTAGGCACTTTCAGTTCAGTAGCTCTATAG